The Peptoanaerobacter stomatis genome includes the window AAAGCTTCAAGAATAGACTCTATAACTCAAATAGAAACAAAAAAAATAATATCATCAGAGCTTTCTAATAATTCAGAGATGTTGGTAGAGTTAGATTTACCAAGTGATATTTATTCAGATGTCAAACAAGTTTCACTAATGGCATCTATAAAAAATGTAGAATCATCAAAAAAATATGAGTTTGATTATAAAAAAGAAGAAATACAAGTACTGTCAAATGATAATAATTACAATATTTCAATACCGGAAAATATAAAATTAACATTATATTCTGATGATACAGATATAAAAAAAGAAGATATAAATCTTTATATTGATGTTGCGACAATTAACGAAAATAGGGTAGATATAAAATATAAAACAGATAAAAGTGTTAAAAGCTTGGAAATAGTGCCTGAATATATTGAAGTTACTGCAAAAGAAAATGTTGAAACCAATCAAAACCAACCAAAACAATAATTAATATAATAATTTTTATCACAAGATATTATAAAATATAATTGGGAGAGATTTATGAGTGTTGAATTTAAAAAAGAATTTATTGAATGGATAAAAACCATAGTGTTTGCCGTTATATTAGCATTTTTAATAAGTTTTTTTATTACTCCTACAATAGTTAGAGGTGAATCTATGTATCCAACTTTACAAAATAGCAACTATCTTATAATAAATAAGACAGCTTATTGGTTTTCTAAACCTTCAAAAGGGGATATAATAGTCTTTAAATCTCATATAAAGGATGAAAACGGAAATGATAAAGATTTGGTAAAACGTGTAATAGGTGTACCAAACGACCACATAGTTGTAAGAGACGGGAATGTATATATAAATGATGAATTGCAAAGTGAAAACTATATTAACGGAGATTACACAGATGGAGATGTAGATATAGTTGTGCCTGAAGATGAAGTGTTTGCTATGGGAGATAACAGACCTAATTCATTTGACTCAAGAGCACAAGAAGTAGGTACAGTTAATATAAAAGATGAAATAATAGGTAAAGTGGTTGTAAGATTATATCCGTTTAATGAAATAACAAATTTTTAAGCAAAAATTCACTTTACTTACAATACAGTAAGGCATATTTCATACTAAAAACCATATAAATTATAATATTTCTAAATTTTATAATTGTTTTGAAAAAATATAACTTTTTAAAATATTATAATATATTTTTAATTAGTGTTTAGTATCAGTATAAATATTTTTTATAGAATTTAGGAGTTTTAATGAGAATAAATAAATTTATAGCTTCGAAAACATCATATTCAAGACGAAAAGCGGAGGAGCTTATACTTCAAAAAAAAGTTAAAGTAAATGGAGAAATATTAAATTCACTGTCATATTTAGTAAATGATGGTGATGAGGTGGAACTTGACGGAGATATAATATCAGATGTAAAAACAAAAAAATATTATTATTTATTCAATAAGCCTAAAAATGTGATTTCCAGTGTATCGGATAATTTCGGTAGATTATGTGTAACAGATTTTTTTCCAAGCGATATAAGTGTATATCCTGTAGGAAGATTGGATTATGACAGCAGTGGGCTGATATTAGTTACAAATGATGGAGATATAGCAAATAAACTTACTCATCCAAAAAGCCACATATCCAAAACGTATATAGTTACATTAAATGGCAGACTTAGTGAAAATCAGATGAAACAGTTTAGAGAGGGAATTTTATTGGACGGTAAAAAAACTTTACCGGCTGAAATAAGTTTGTATGATTTTAGCGAAAATTCATATAGAGTTGTATTATATGAAGGTAGAAACAGACAAATAAGAAATATGATTTCAGCTCTTGGAAGAGAAGTAAAAGAGTTGAAAAGAATATCGATAGGTAAAATTAAAATAGGAAGAATATCAGAAGGAAAATATAGAAAATTAACACCTGATGAACAAAAATATTTGTTTGAATTATAAAGCTCAATAAAATTTTTAACATACTTATATTATTTAAAAAAATAAGATTTTTTGTTATATTAAAGCTTTAAATTAATGTTAAAAATTTATAGAGATATATAGTTTTTGTGATTAATACTAAAATCCAATAGAGTTATAAAAAAATACTGCTTTGTAAATTTAATAAAATACAACGTTATTATAAGCTTCTTAATAAAATATCTATTATTATTCTATTAAGAAATTAGTATAACTTAAAATTAGAGAATAGGAGCGTTGGAAATGGCAATAGAAAATTTTATGTATCATAACCCTGTTAGAATACTTTTTGGAAAAGATCAAATTTCACAAATTTCAAAATATGTTCCTAAAGATAAGAAGATATTGATAGTATATGGTGGCGGTTCCGCTAAAAAATTTGGCACAATAGATAAGGTAAAAAAAGCTCTTGAAGGTTATAAAATAGGAGAATTTTCAGGAATACCGGCAAATCCTACTTATGAAAAGTCCATGGAGGCTGTAGAACTTATAAAAAAAGAAAATTATGATTTTATAATGGCAGTTGGTGGAGGCTCTGTTGTAGATGCTGTAAAATTTATTTGTGCAGCTGTGTTATTTGAAGGAGATCCTAAAGATTTATTTTTCTGGGGTAACAACGAACCTGCAGAAGTTAAAAATGCCTTACCATTTGGAGTTGTTTTAACTTTACCGGCTACAGGTTCAGAAATGAATGACGGCGCAGTAATAACTTTTGTAGAAAGACAAGCAAAATTATCTTTTGGTTCTCCATTGGTGCATCCTCAATTTTCAGTTTTAGATCCTGAGCTTACTTATACTCTTCCGAAACGTCAGTTGGCAAACGGAGTTGTTGATACTTATGTCCATGTAATGGAACAATATTTAACATATCCTGTAGATGCGAGAGTGCAAGACTATCACGCAGAAGGTGTACTTAAAACATTAATAGAGCTTGGAAGTGATATAGTTGATGAAAATAAACACAATTATGCAGTAAGAGCTAATTTTATGTGGGCGGCAACTAATGGACTTAACAGATTTTTAGCATGTGGTGTTCCTCAAGACTGGGCAACTCATATATTAGGACACGAAATAACAGAAAAATACGGTATAGATCATGGAAGAACTTTAGCAATAGTATTACCATCTCTTATGAATGTAATGAGAAATTCTAAAAAAGATAAAATACTACAATATGCAAAAAATATATTTAATATAACACAAGGTAGCGAAGATGAAAAAATAGATCAAGCAATACAAAAAACTGCCGAATTTTTTGAAAGTTTAGGTGTACCTACACATTTTAAAGATTATGAAATTGGTGAAGAAGCTGTAGAGATATTAACTAATCAACTTGAAAAACACGGTTTTACTAAGTTGGGAGAAAAAGGCGAAGTTAATTTGGAAAAAATAAGACTCATATATAAAGGAGCATTATAAAAATAATTTTTACAAAATAAATTATAAAAAATAGTTGTGTAGTTAATGTTTTTGCAATATAATATTAACTATGCAACTTGTTTTTTAGTTAGAAAAATTTACGTTAAAGAGGTTAATTAAAATGAAAGCAGTTTCAATTAAAGAAATATTTAAAAATTCACAAGATTATATAGAAAAAGATATAGCTGTACAAGGTTGGATAAAGACTGTCAGAGATTCAAATAAATTTGCGTTTATAGAATTAAATGATGGAACTTTTTTTAAAAATATTCAGATAGTATTGGAATCAAATAAATTTGAAAATTTCAAAGATATTGTGAAATATCCTATATCTACAGCTATAAAAGTAATAGGAAAGTTAGTCACTACACAAGCTGCAAAACAAGACTTTGAAGTAAATGCTATAAATGTTGAATTATTAGCTCCATCAACTGTAGATTATCCACTTCAAAAGAAAAGACATTCATTTGAATACTTGAGAACAATGGCACATTTAAGACCGAGAACAAATACTTTTTCTGCAGTATTTAGAATACGTTCATTAGCAGCTTTTGCAATACATAAATTTTTTCAAGAAAAAAATTTCGTATATGTACATGCACCTATAATAACAGCCTCTGACGCTGAAGGTGCAGGAGAAATGTTTCAAGTAACTACACTTGATATGAATAATTTACCTAAAAATGATAACGAAGTAGATTTTGGTAAAGATTTCTTCGGTAAAAAAACTAACCTTACAGTTAGTGGCCAATTAGAGGCTGAAATATATGCTTTGGCTTTTCAAAATGTTTATACTTTCGGTCCTACATTTAGAGCGGAAAACTCAAAT containing:
- the lepB gene encoding signal peptidase I gives rise to the protein MSVEFKKEFIEWIKTIVFAVILAFLISFFITPTIVRGESMYPTLQNSNYLIINKTAYWFSKPSKGDIIVFKSHIKDENGNDKDLVKRVIGVPNDHIVVRDGNVYINDELQSENYINGDYTDGDVDIVVPEDEVFAMGDNRPNSFDSRAQEVGTVNIKDEIIGKVVVRLYPFNEITNF
- a CDS encoding pseudouridine synthase, whose translation is MRINKFIASKTSYSRRKAEELILQKKVKVNGEILNSLSYLVNDGDEVELDGDIISDVKTKKYYYLFNKPKNVISSVSDNFGRLCVTDFFPSDISVYPVGRLDYDSSGLILVTNDGDIANKLTHPKSHISKTYIVTLNGRLSENQMKQFREGILLDGKKTLPAEISLYDFSENSYRVVLYEGRNRQIRNMISALGREVKELKRISIGKIKIGRISEGKYRKLTPDEQKYLFEL
- a CDS encoding iron-containing alcohol dehydrogenase, translating into MAIENFMYHNPVRILFGKDQISQISKYVPKDKKILIVYGGGSAKKFGTIDKVKKALEGYKIGEFSGIPANPTYEKSMEAVELIKKENYDFIMAVGGGSVVDAVKFICAAVLFEGDPKDLFFWGNNEPAEVKNALPFGVVLTLPATGSEMNDGAVITFVERQAKLSFGSPLVHPQFSVLDPELTYTLPKRQLANGVVDTYVHVMEQYLTYPVDARVQDYHAEGVLKTLIELGSDIVDENKHNYAVRANFMWAATNGLNRFLACGVPQDWATHILGHEITEKYGIDHGRTLAIVLPSLMNVMRNSKKDKILQYAKNIFNITQGSEDEKIDQAIQKTAEFFESLGVPTHFKDYEIGEEAVEILTNQLEKHGFTKLGEKGEVNLEKIRLIYKGAL
- the asnS gene encoding asparagine--tRNA ligase; this encodes MKAVSIKEIFKNSQDYIEKDIAVQGWIKTVRDSNKFAFIELNDGTFFKNIQIVLESNKFENFKDIVKYPISTAIKVIGKLVTTQAAKQDFEVNAINVELLAPSTVDYPLQKKRHSFEYLRTMAHLRPRTNTFSAVFRIRSLAAFAIHKFFQEKNFVYVHAPIITASDAEGAGEMFQVTTLDMNNLPKNDNEVDFGKDFFGKKTNLTVSGQLEAEIYALAFQNVYTFGPTFRAENSNTARHAAEFWMIEPEMAFADINDNMNVAEEMVKYIINYCLENAKEEMEFFNSFIDKGLFDRLNNIVNSNFERITYTKAIELLEESGQKFDYPVKWGIDLQTEHERYITEKIFKKPVFVTDYPQEIKAFYMRRNDDGKTVAAMDLLVPGVGEIIGGSQREERLEVLEQRIKENNLDLETYWWYLELRKYGGVKHSGYGLGFERMIMYLTGMSNIRDVIAFPRTVGNAEF